The proteins below come from a single Flavobacterium lindanitolerans genomic window:
- a CDS encoding choice-of-anchor J domain-containing protein, producing the protein MNKITTLLFASLTMGMMSSCVNDDDTSLPEYTPLIFGEDFSEGADNTLFEKEGWLNFAETGTVRWTNQVYSGNGYAEFTSYQSGQSSNIGWLITPSIDLDAQEGEKLVFQTAQAFVDNAANTIEVLISTDFDGTNVTAATWQSLSATFPTTSATYYQFIKSGVIDLSRFTGTAHIAFRVKGNGTTLDGTYQIDNIRVYN; encoded by the coding sequence ATGAATAAGATAACAACATTATTATTCGCATCTCTTACGATGGGAATGATGTCAAGCTGTGTAAATGATGATGACACTAGCCTTCCGGAATATACTCCGCTAATTTTTGGTGAAGATTTTTCAGAAGGAGCAGACAACACATTGTTTGAAAAAGAAGGATGGTTAAACTTTGCTGAAACCGGTACTGTTCGTTGGACAAACCAGGTTTATAGTGGTAATGGTTATGCAGAATTCACGTCATACCAATCTGGCCAGTCCTCAAACATTGGATGGTTAATCACTCCGAGTATTGACCTTGATGCTCAGGAGGGCGAGAAATTAGTTTTCCAGACAGCCCAGGCTTTTGTTGACAACGCGGCAAATACGATTGAAGTATTAATTTCTACTGACTTTGACGGAACCAATGTTACTGCAGCTACATGGCAGTCATTGAGCGCGACTTTCCCGACAACTTCTGCTACTTATTACCAATTTATTAAGTCCGGAGTAATTGATTTGTCAAGATTTACCGGAACTGCTCATATCGCATTCAGAGTAAAAGGAAACGGTACGACATTAGACGGTACTTATCAAATTGATAATATTAGAGTTTATAACTAA
- a CDS encoding PorP/SprF family type IX secretion system membrane protein, whose protein sequence is MKKILFTALITLSVFVDVEAQQDPHYTQYMYNMNVINPAYAGSKENLSFGLLYRQQWEGIEDAPRTFTFSGHSPAGKNVGLGLSVISDEIGPVKEQNVYGDFSYTLNLGGEHRLALGIKAGATFQKIGLFSDINGSLPDPTDEAFSEDSNNTYFNIGTGFFYYTNNYYIALSVPNMLKSKHLNVRRDGQERYYGEETQHYFLTGGYVFQLTDNIKFKPFAMVKSAFDAPTSFDVSTNFLFNEKFEIGATYRLDDSFGGMVNYAITPNLRVGYAYDRIISDLKVTTPASHEVILLFDLNFPKKVSRSPRYF, encoded by the coding sequence ATGAAGAAAATACTTTTCACCGCACTGATAACACTGTCGGTTTTTGTTGATGTTGAAGCGCAGCAAGATCCGCATTATACGCAGTACATGTATAATATGAACGTGATCAATCCAGCCTATGCGGGTTCAAAAGAAAACTTATCTTTTGGATTATTGTATAGACAGCAATGGGAAGGAATCGAAGACGCTCCAAGAACGTTTACTTTTTCAGGACACTCTCCTGCCGGAAAAAACGTAGGTTTAGGTTTGTCTGTGATTTCTGACGAAATTGGTCCTGTTAAAGAACAAAACGTTTATGGGGATTTCTCCTATACATTAAATCTTGGTGGAGAGCACCGCTTAGCCTTGGGTATTAAAGCAGGTGCCACTTTCCAAAAAATAGGCTTGTTTTCAGATATTAATGGGTCGTTACCAGATCCGACTGATGAGGCATTCTCAGAAGATAGTAACAATACATATTTCAATATCGGAACAGGTTTTTTCTATTACACTAATAATTATTATATCGCTTTATCGGTTCCAAACATGCTCAAATCAAAGCATTTGAATGTTAGGAGAGATGGTCAGGAAAGATATTATGGTGAGGAAACACAACACTACTTCTTAACGGGAGGTTATGTGTTCCAATTGACAGATAACATCAAATTCAAACCGTTTGCAATGGTGAAGTCAGCTTTTGATGCACCAACATCATTTGACGTTTCGACTAACTTTTTATTCAATGAAAAGTTTGAGATTGGTGCAACTTACAGACTGGATGACTCTTTTGGAGGAATGGTTAATTATGCAATTACTCCAAACCTAAGAGTAGGTTATGCTTATGACAGAATTATTTCTGACCTGAAAGTTACAACTCCGGCTTCTCACGAGGTTATCCTGTTATTTGATTTGAATTTCCCGAAAAAGGTATCACGTTCACCAAGATATTTCTAA
- a CDS encoding DUF5689 domain-containing protein has translation MKSIIFKSIFVSMIAAGLISGCANDDNYNTPNLGCVDPGLTATKTVQQIIATATGTPKLYEDDDIIEGYVTSSDEKGTFFKTISMQTLPETGAPVGFSIALNVSSTFAEGFTPGTKVYIKLKGLYYANVFNSLQIGALYQGNQIGRISENVWRQFIFPSCTRVNENDMVRTVTLAQAYNNANLNTLIEINDVRFADASVGRKYYDIDSGGGATNHFITSASTGGASNIIRFSSFAPFSGNRVPSGSGKIRGVMTKYNSDFQFIVRYESDIQLSGDRSFNYLGSFTENFESYVANQSNFPNYFNKPFVGTKVWNIKTTASKYLEMSSFGTPNEDNKTMFFVPVDMTAANTMTFKYKVSFPVTGHAPLKVYYTTNYTPGQDIRNAAIVDITSSFNIGTSQTFVNAGTFTIPANVTGNGFFIFEYTGSGLTNPRLTTNFGIDDIVVN, from the coding sequence ATGAAATCTATTATATTTAAATCTATATTTGTCTCTATGATTGCTGCCGGATTAATTTCTGGTTGTGCTAATGACGACAATTATAATACGCCAAACCTTGGATGTGTTGATCCGGGATTGACGGCTACAAAAACGGTTCAGCAGATTATTGCTACGGCTACCGGAACTCCAAAATTGTATGAAGACGACGATATCATTGAAGGATATGTAACTTCAAGCGATGAAAAAGGAACTTTCTTTAAGACTATTTCTATGCAGACACTTCCTGAAACAGGAGCTCCTGTAGGATTTAGCATTGCTTTGAACGTTTCTTCAACTTTTGCTGAAGGATTTACTCCAGGGACTAAAGTTTACATCAAGCTAAAAGGCTTGTACTATGCTAATGTTTTCAACTCTTTACAGATTGGCGCCCTATATCAAGGAAATCAAATTGGAAGAATCTCTGAAAATGTTTGGAGACAGTTTATCTTCCCTTCTTGCACAAGAGTAAATGAGAATGACATGGTAAGAACGGTAACACTTGCTCAGGCTTATAACAATGCTAACCTGAACACACTTATCGAAATCAACGATGTACGTTTTGCTGATGCTTCCGTAGGAAGAAAATATTATGATATTGATTCAGGTGGTGGGGCAACAAACCACTTTATCACATCTGCATCTACAGGCGGTGCTTCAAATATTATCCGTTTCAGCAGCTTTGCTCCTTTTTCAGGAAACAGAGTTCCTTCTGGAAGTGGAAAAATCAGAGGTGTAATGACTAAATACAACTCCGATTTCCAATTCATCGTAAGATACGAAAGCGACATCCAATTAAGCGGAGACAGAAGCTTCAACTATTTGGGAAGCTTTACAGAAAACTTTGAAAGCTATGTTGCTAACCAAAGTAACTTCCCGAACTATTTCAACAAACCTTTTGTTGGAACTAAAGTTTGGAACATTAAAACTACAGCTTCTAAATATCTGGAAATGTCATCTTTTGGAACACCGAATGAAGATAACAAAACGATGTTCTTCGTGCCGGTTGATATGACAGCTGCCAATACAATGACTTTCAAATATAAAGTTTCATTCCCTGTAACAGGTCATGCTCCCTTAAAAGTATATTACACGACAAACTACACTCCTGGCCAAGATATCAGAAATGCAGCTATCGTTGATATTACATCTAGCTTTAACATTGGAACAAGCCAGACTTTTGTAAATGCCGGAACATTCACTATTCCTGCAAACGTTACAGGAAACGGATTCTTCATTTTTGAATATACCGGTTCCGGACTTACCAACCCAAGACTTACAACAAACTTTGGTATCGATGATATCGTAGTTAACTAA
- a CDS encoding OmpA family protein — MKNLYITLSFVIASMTLSAQNKDTEKADKLFNRFEYVDASNEYLKLVDKGKADNYVYKQLADSYYNVFNTKEAIKWYAKATQEKQDAETYYRYAQMLKAEGKYEESNVQMQKFAGMAPNDQRAVAFKQDPNYLPKLKSQTKLYDEKSLDINSDQSDFGAVLTNDNTLYFASARNKSRKTYGWNEEPFLDLYKATYNANGTFSEPVTVSEINTKFHDGPASITADGNTMYFASESFKEGDFEKDKSKKLKFGQVYLFKATKEGDKWGNVKALPFNSKEYSVSNPSISKDGKTLYFSSNMPGSLGGNDIWKVAVNADGSFGTPENLGTKVNTEGNESFPFITDDNKLFFASDGRKGFGGLDVFLIDFNKKTDAINVGAPVNTSKDDFAFTFNTAKNIGFFSSNRTGNDNIYQATPVCGVEVVTIVRDAKTGAILSDARVAILDDKKNVIETRTTAADGQVVYSVDCNRAYTLQVAKDGYESNVFPVAKTNGGIVNVNADLQPIDVIVTPTEIVLKEIFFEFNKSNITQEGAFELDKLVQVMKNNDQMVIMVKSHTDNRGSDAYNMNLSDRRAKSTVQYVISKGIDKSRISGKGYGESEPKVDCKENCTEEDHAKNRRSEFLIIKR; from the coding sequence ATGAAAAATTTATATATTACATTAAGTTTTGTGATCGCTAGTATGACACTATCAGCACAAAATAAAGATACCGAAAAGGCCGACAAACTATTCAACAGATTTGAATATGTTGATGCTTCTAACGAATACCTGAAGCTAGTAGACAAAGGTAAGGCTGATAATTATGTTTATAAGCAGCTAGCCGATAGCTATTATAATGTTTTTAATACAAAGGAAGCTATCAAGTGGTATGCTAAAGCAACTCAGGAAAAGCAAGATGCTGAAACCTATTACAGATATGCACAAATGCTAAAAGCAGAAGGGAAGTATGAAGAGTCCAATGTGCAAATGCAGAAATTTGCAGGCATGGCTCCAAATGACCAGAGAGCTGTAGCATTTAAGCAAGATCCTAATTATCTTCCAAAACTGAAAAGCCAAACCAAATTGTATGATGAAAAGTCATTAGATATTAACAGTGACCAGTCTGATTTTGGTGCTGTATTGACAAATGACAATACATTGTATTTTGCGAGTGCCAGAAATAAGTCAAGAAAAACTTATGGCTGGAATGAAGAGCCGTTCCTGGATCTTTACAAAGCAACATACAATGCTAATGGAACATTCAGCGAGCCTGTAACGGTTTCTGAAATCAATACAAAATTCCACGATGGCCCGGCTTCAATTACTGCTGATGGAAATACAATGTATTTTGCCAGCGAAAGTTTTAAAGAAGGTGACTTCGAAAAAGACAAATCGAAAAAGCTTAAATTCGGACAGGTTTATTTGTTCAAAGCAACTAAAGAAGGCGATAAATGGGGTAATGTAAAAGCACTTCCATTTAACAGCAAGGAATATTCTGTAAGCAATCCAAGTATCAGCAAAGACGGTAAAACACTTTACTTCTCTTCTAACATGCCAGGGTCTCTTGGTGGAAATGATATCTGGAAAGTAGCTGTTAACGCTGATGGAAGCTTTGGAACTCCTGAGAATTTGGGAACTAAAGTAAACACAGAAGGTAATGAAAGTTTCCCTTTCATTACAGATGACAACAAATTGTTCTTTGCTTCAGACGGAAGAAAAGGTTTTGGAGGCTTGGATGTTTTCCTAATCGATTTCAACAAAAAGACTGATGCAATAAACGTTGGAGCTCCGGTAAATACATCAAAAGATGATTTTGCGTTTACATTTAACACCGCTAAAAATATCGGTTTCTTCTCAAGTAACAGAACAGGTAATGACAATATCTATCAGGCAACTCCGGTTTGCGGCGTAGAAGTTGTTACTATTGTTAGAGATGCTAAAACAGGAGCTATTTTGTCTGATGCTAGAGTTGCTATTCTTGACGATAAGAAAAATGTTATCGAAACAAGAACTACAGCTGCAGACGGACAAGTGGTTTACAGTGTAGATTGTAACAGAGCTTATACACTTCAGGTGGCAAAAGACGGTTACGAAAGCAATGTATTTCCGGTTGCCAAAACTAACGGAGGAATCGTAAACGTGAATGCTGACCTGCAGCCAATCGATGTGATTGTTACTCCAACAGAAATTGTCTTGAAAGAGATTTTCTTCGAGTTTAACAAGAGCAACATCACACAGGAAGGTGCATTTGAGCTAGACAAGCTTGTTCAGGTTATGAAAAACAACGACCAGATGGTTATTATGGTTAAGAGTCACACCGATAACAGAGGTAGCGATGCTTACAACATGAACCTTTCTGACAGAAGAGCAAAATCAACTGTTCAGTATGTTATTTCTAAAGGAATCGACAAATCCAGAATTTCTGGAAAAGGTTATGGCGAAAGCGAGCCTAAAGTGGATTGCAAAGAAAACTGTACAGAAGAAGATCATGCTAAAAACAGAAGAAGTGAATTCTTGATTATCAAGAGATAA